The following coding sequences lie in one Saccopteryx bilineata isolate mSacBil1 chromosome 5, mSacBil1_pri_phased_curated, whole genome shotgun sequence genomic window:
- the NMT2 gene encoding glycylpeptide N-tetradecanoyltransferase 2 isoform X4: MAEDSESAASQQSLELDDQDTCGIDGDNEEETEHAKGFSLCWDPGEAFVIPVGEVPEGTWVPKRKRRNRREKRRNQVLEAPSQTLHLIPRRLRFSSLQNTTPSGSRFQREQPRNPAIPMQKLQDIQRAMELLSACQGPARNIDEAAKHRYQFWDTQPVPKLNEVITSHGAIEADKDNVRQEPYSLPQGFMWDTLDLGNAEVLKELYTLLNENYVEDDDNMFRFDYSPEFLLWALRPPGWLLQWHCGVRVSSNKKLVGFISAIPANIRIYDSVKKMVEINFLCVHKKLRSKRVAPVLIREITRRVNLEGIFQAVYTAGVVLPKPVATCRYWHRSLNPRKLVEVKFSHLSRNMTLQRTMKLYRLPDVTKTSGLRPMEPRDIKAVQELTNGYLKRFHLAPVMDEEEVAHWFLPQEHIIDTFVVENSSGKLTDFLSFYTLPSTVMHHPAHKSLKAAYSFYNIHTETPLLDLMNDALIIAKLKGFDVFNALDLMENKTFLEKLKFGIGDGNLQYYLYNWRCPGTDSEKVGLVLQ; encoded by the exons AAGTTCCAGAGGGGACTTGggtgccaaaaagaaaaagaagaaacagaagagaaaaaaggagaaaccaAGTTCTGGAGGCACCAAGTCAGACTCTGCATCTGATTCCCAGGAGATTAAGATTCAGCAGCCTTCAAAA CACAACACCATCTGGCAGCAGATTTCAGCGGGAGCAGCCAAGG AATCCTGCCATTCCCATGCAGAAGTTGCAGGATATCCAGAGAGCAATGGAGCTGTTATCGGCCTGCCAGGGCCCCGCCAGGAACATCGATGAGGCTGCCAAACACAGATACCAGTTTTGGGACACACAGCCGGTACCCAAACTAA atGAAGTGATAACATCTCACGGTGCAATTGAAGCAGACAAAGACAACGTTCGTCAGGAACCGTATTCCTTGCCACAGGGTTTTATGTGGGACACTTTAGATTTGGGTAATGCCGAAGTG CTCAAGGAGTTGTACACCTTGTTAAATGAGAATTACGTAGAGGATGATGATAACATGTTTCGGTTTGACTATTCGCCTGAGTTCCTGCTATG GGCTTTGCGTCCCCCGGGCTGGCTTCTTCAGTGGCACTGTGGAGTCAGAGTGTCTTCAAACAAGAAACTGGTAGGGTTTATAAGTGCCATCCCAGCCAACATTCGGATTTATGACAG TGTGAAGAAGATGGTTGAAATCAACTTTCTGTGTGTTCATAAGAAATTGAGATCCAAACGGGTAGCCCCAGTGTTAATTCGAGAAATAACTAGAAGAGTGAACCTGGAAGGGATTTTCCAGGCCGTTTATACTGCTGGTGTGGTTCTTCCTAAGCCAGTGGCCACATGCAG ATACTGGCATCGATCACTAAACCCCAGAAAATTGGTAGAAGTGAAATTTTCTCACTTGAGTAGAAATATGACTTTACAGAGAACAATGAAGCTGTACAGACTTCCGGAT GTGACAAAAACTTCAGGCTTAAGACCAATGGAACCAAGAGATATCAAAGCAGTTCAAGAATTAACCAACGGTTACCTGAAGCGGTTTCATCTCGCCCCTGTGATGGATGAAGAGGAAGTAGCCCACTGGTTCCTACCCCAGGAGCACATCATTGACACCTTTGTAGTGGAG AACTCCAGTGGTAAACTTACTGACTTCCTGAGCTTCTACACACTGCCCTCCACAGTCATGCATCATCCTGCACACAAGAGCCTCAAAGCTGCCTATTCCTTCTACAACATTCATACGGAGACACCCCTGCTAGACCTCATGAATGATGCACTCATAATTGCTAAATTG AAAGGATTTGATGTATTCAATGCACTAGATTTGATGGAAAATAAGACATTCTTGGAAAAACTCAAGTTTGGTATAGGAGATGGCAATTTACAGTATTACTTGTACAATTGGAGGTGTCCAGGAACAGATTCTGAAAAG GTTGGACTGGTATTACAATAG
- the NMT2 gene encoding glycylpeptide N-tetradecanoyltransferase 2 isoform X2: MAALKGLLMLTSNGWSWDVKPPEVPEGTWVPKRKRRNRREKRRNQVLEAPSQTLHLIPRRLRFSSLQNTTPSGSRFQREQPRNPAIPMQKLQDIQRAMELLSACQGPARNIDEAAKHRYQFWDTQPVPKLNEVITSHGAIEADKDNVRQEPYSLPQGFMWDTLDLGNAEVLKELYTLLNENYVEDDDNMFRFDYSPEFLLWALRPPGWLLQWHCGVRVSSNKKLVGFISAIPANIRIYDSVKKMVEINFLCVHKKLRSKRVAPVLIREITRRVNLEGIFQAVYTAGVVLPKPVATCRYWHRSLNPRKLVEVKFSHLSRNMTLQRTMKLYRLPDVTKTSGLRPMEPRDIKAVQELTNGYLKRFHLAPVMDEEEVAHWFLPQEHIIDTFVVENSSGKLTDFLSFYTLPSTVMHHPAHKSLKAAYSFYNIHTETPLLDLMNDALIIAKLKGFDVFNALDLMENKTFLEKLKFGIGDGNLQYYLYNWRCPGTDSEKVGLVLQ, translated from the exons AAGTTCCAGAGGGGACTTGggtgccaaaaagaaaaagaagaaacagaagagaaaaaaggagaaaccaAGTTCTGGAGGCACCAAGTCAGACTCTGCATCTGATTCCCAGGAGATTAAGATTCAGCAGCCTTCAAAA CACAACACCATCTGGCAGCAGATTTCAGCGGGAGCAGCCAAGG AATCCTGCCATTCCCATGCAGAAGTTGCAGGATATCCAGAGAGCAATGGAGCTGTTATCGGCCTGCCAGGGCCCCGCCAGGAACATCGATGAGGCTGCCAAACACAGATACCAGTTTTGGGACACACAGCCGGTACCCAAACTAA atGAAGTGATAACATCTCACGGTGCAATTGAAGCAGACAAAGACAACGTTCGTCAGGAACCGTATTCCTTGCCACAGGGTTTTATGTGGGACACTTTAGATTTGGGTAATGCCGAAGTG CTCAAGGAGTTGTACACCTTGTTAAATGAGAATTACGTAGAGGATGATGATAACATGTTTCGGTTTGACTATTCGCCTGAGTTCCTGCTATG GGCTTTGCGTCCCCCGGGCTGGCTTCTTCAGTGGCACTGTGGAGTCAGAGTGTCTTCAAACAAGAAACTGGTAGGGTTTATAAGTGCCATCCCAGCCAACATTCGGATTTATGACAG TGTGAAGAAGATGGTTGAAATCAACTTTCTGTGTGTTCATAAGAAATTGAGATCCAAACGGGTAGCCCCAGTGTTAATTCGAGAAATAACTAGAAGAGTGAACCTGGAAGGGATTTTCCAGGCCGTTTATACTGCTGGTGTGGTTCTTCCTAAGCCAGTGGCCACATGCAG ATACTGGCATCGATCACTAAACCCCAGAAAATTGGTAGAAGTGAAATTTTCTCACTTGAGTAGAAATATGACTTTACAGAGAACAATGAAGCTGTACAGACTTCCGGAT GTGACAAAAACTTCAGGCTTAAGACCAATGGAACCAAGAGATATCAAAGCAGTTCAAGAATTAACCAACGGTTACCTGAAGCGGTTTCATCTCGCCCCTGTGATGGATGAAGAGGAAGTAGCCCACTGGTTCCTACCCCAGGAGCACATCATTGACACCTTTGTAGTGGAG AACTCCAGTGGTAAACTTACTGACTTCCTGAGCTTCTACACACTGCCCTCCACAGTCATGCATCATCCTGCACACAAGAGCCTCAAAGCTGCCTATTCCTTCTACAACATTCATACGGAGACACCCCTGCTAGACCTCATGAATGATGCACTCATAATTGCTAAATTG AAAGGATTTGATGTATTCAATGCACTAGATTTGATGGAAAATAAGACATTCTTGGAAAAACTCAAGTTTGGTATAGGAGATGGCAATTTACAGTATTACTTGTACAATTGGAGGTGTCCAGGAACAGATTCTGAAAAG GTTGGACTGGTATTACAATAG
- the RPP38 gene encoding ribonuclease P protein subunit p38: MAAAPQAPGRGSVRKTRPLTVKTSLDNPYTICWSALEREDMHFILQTLEDRFKSIGLEKIEDKKRSKKPFLKIQGRDRHSIDVGINEEVKEKKQEDNQKVSGWTSVCVRRQLAIGVNEVTRALERNELLLVLVCKSVKPVIITSHLIQLSLSRAVPACQVPRLSERISPVIGLKCVLALGFKKNTTDFVNEVKAIVPRVPSLNVPWLQDRLEDSRENSKSESLESQDKDILDTSYEDLAKHKRKLTESRQSIVLQPLKIKKLIPNPNKKRKPPRNKKTTSK, translated from the coding sequence ATGGCTGCAGCTCCGCAGGCACCGGGGAGGGGCTCTGTTCGGAAGACAAGACCTTTAACTGTCAAGACATCACTGGACAACCCATACACGATCTGCTGGAGTGCCCTGGAGAGGGAGGACATGCACTTCATCTTACAGACACTTGAAGACAGATTTAAATCTATTGGGCTTGAGAAGATTGAAGATAAGAAGAGAAGTAaaaagccttttttaaaaatacaaggcagagacagacatagCATAGATGTTGGTATCAATGAGGAGGTGAAGGAGAAAAAACAGGAAGATAACCAAAAAGTGTCAGGGTGGACTTCTGTCTGTGTCAGAAGGCAGCTTGCCATTGGCGTTAATGAAGTCACCAGGGCTCTGGAAAGGAACGAACTGCTTTTAGTTCTAGTGTGTAAGTCAGTCAAGCCTGTGATCATCACTTCACACCTGATTCAGTTAAGTTTAAGCAGAGCGGTTCCTGCTTGTCAGGTTCCCCGTCTCAGTGAGAGAATCTCGCCTGTTATTGGCTTAAAATGTGTCCTGGCCTTGGGATTCAAAAAGAACACCACTGACTTTGTCAATGAAGTAAAAGCTATAGTCCCCAGAGTACCCAGTTTAAATGTACCATGGCTTCAAGATAGACTTGAAGACTCCAGGGAAAATTCAAAGTCTGAATCTTTGGAAAGCCAAGACAAAGACATTTTGGACACTTCCTATGAAGACCTTGCTAAACATAAGAGAAAGCTCACTGAAAGTCGGCAGAGTATAGTGCTGCAGCCccttaaaataaagaaactgataCCAAACCCtaataaaaagaggaaaccaccCAGGAACAAAAAAACTACTTCAAAGTAA
- the NMT2 gene encoding glycylpeptide N-tetradecanoyltransferase 2 isoform X1 → MAEDSESAASQQSLELDDQDTCGIDGDNEEETEHAKGSSRGDLGAKKKKKKQKRKKEKPSSGGTKSDSASDSQEIKIQQPSKNPAIPMQKLQDIQRAMELLSACQGPARNIDEAAKHRYQFWDTQPVPKLNEVITSHGAIEADKDNVRQEPYSLPQGFMWDTLDLGNAEVLKELYTLLNENYVEDDDNMFRFDYSPEFLLWALRPPGWLLQWHCGVRVSSNKKLVGFISAIPANIRIYDSVKKMVEINFLCVHKKLRSKRVAPVLIREITRRVNLEGIFQAVYTAGVVLPKPVATCRYWHRSLNPRKLVEVKFSHLSRNMTLQRTMKLYRLPDVTKTSGLRPMEPRDIKAVQELTNGYLKRFHLAPVMDEEEVAHWFLPQEHIIDTFVVENSSGKLTDFLSFYTLPSTVMHHPAHKSLKAAYSFYNIHTETPLLDLMNDALIIAKLKGFDVFNALDLMENKTFLEKLKFGIGDGNLQYYLYNWRCPGTDSEKVGLVLQ, encoded by the exons AAGTTCCAGAGGGGACTTGggtgccaaaaagaaaaagaagaaacagaagagaaaaaaggagaaaccaAGTTCTGGAGGCACCAAGTCAGACTCTGCATCTGATTCCCAGGAGATTAAGATTCAGCAGCCTTCAAAA AATCCTGCCATTCCCATGCAGAAGTTGCAGGATATCCAGAGAGCAATGGAGCTGTTATCGGCCTGCCAGGGCCCCGCCAGGAACATCGATGAGGCTGCCAAACACAGATACCAGTTTTGGGACACACAGCCGGTACCCAAACTAA atGAAGTGATAACATCTCACGGTGCAATTGAAGCAGACAAAGACAACGTTCGTCAGGAACCGTATTCCTTGCCACAGGGTTTTATGTGGGACACTTTAGATTTGGGTAATGCCGAAGTG CTCAAGGAGTTGTACACCTTGTTAAATGAGAATTACGTAGAGGATGATGATAACATGTTTCGGTTTGACTATTCGCCTGAGTTCCTGCTATG GGCTTTGCGTCCCCCGGGCTGGCTTCTTCAGTGGCACTGTGGAGTCAGAGTGTCTTCAAACAAGAAACTGGTAGGGTTTATAAGTGCCATCCCAGCCAACATTCGGATTTATGACAG TGTGAAGAAGATGGTTGAAATCAACTTTCTGTGTGTTCATAAGAAATTGAGATCCAAACGGGTAGCCCCAGTGTTAATTCGAGAAATAACTAGAAGAGTGAACCTGGAAGGGATTTTCCAGGCCGTTTATACTGCTGGTGTGGTTCTTCCTAAGCCAGTGGCCACATGCAG ATACTGGCATCGATCACTAAACCCCAGAAAATTGGTAGAAGTGAAATTTTCTCACTTGAGTAGAAATATGACTTTACAGAGAACAATGAAGCTGTACAGACTTCCGGAT GTGACAAAAACTTCAGGCTTAAGACCAATGGAACCAAGAGATATCAAAGCAGTTCAAGAATTAACCAACGGTTACCTGAAGCGGTTTCATCTCGCCCCTGTGATGGATGAAGAGGAAGTAGCCCACTGGTTCCTACCCCAGGAGCACATCATTGACACCTTTGTAGTGGAG AACTCCAGTGGTAAACTTACTGACTTCCTGAGCTTCTACACACTGCCCTCCACAGTCATGCATCATCCTGCACACAAGAGCCTCAAAGCTGCCTATTCCTTCTACAACATTCATACGGAGACACCCCTGCTAGACCTCATGAATGATGCACTCATAATTGCTAAATTG AAAGGATTTGATGTATTCAATGCACTAGATTTGATGGAAAATAAGACATTCTTGGAAAAACTCAAGTTTGGTATAGGAGATGGCAATTTACAGTATTACTTGTACAATTGGAGGTGTCCAGGAACAGATTCTGAAAAG GTTGGACTGGTATTACAATAG
- the NMT2 gene encoding glycylpeptide N-tetradecanoyltransferase 2 isoform X3, producing MRRRPSTPKEVPEGTWVPKRKRRNRREKRRNQVLEAPSQTLHLIPRRLRFSSLQNTTPSGSRFQREQPRNPAIPMQKLQDIQRAMELLSACQGPARNIDEAAKHRYQFWDTQPVPKLNEVITSHGAIEADKDNVRQEPYSLPQGFMWDTLDLGNAEVLKELYTLLNENYVEDDDNMFRFDYSPEFLLWALRPPGWLLQWHCGVRVSSNKKLVGFISAIPANIRIYDSVKKMVEINFLCVHKKLRSKRVAPVLIREITRRVNLEGIFQAVYTAGVVLPKPVATCRYWHRSLNPRKLVEVKFSHLSRNMTLQRTMKLYRLPDVTKTSGLRPMEPRDIKAVQELTNGYLKRFHLAPVMDEEEVAHWFLPQEHIIDTFVVENSSGKLTDFLSFYTLPSTVMHHPAHKSLKAAYSFYNIHTETPLLDLMNDALIIAKLKGFDVFNALDLMENKTFLEKLKFGIGDGNLQYYLYNWRCPGTDSEKVGLVLQ from the exons AAGTTCCAGAGGGGACTTGggtgccaaaaagaaaaagaagaaacagaagagaaaaaaggagaaaccaAGTTCTGGAGGCACCAAGTCAGACTCTGCATCTGATTCCCAGGAGATTAAGATTCAGCAGCCTTCAAAA CACAACACCATCTGGCAGCAGATTTCAGCGGGAGCAGCCAAGG AATCCTGCCATTCCCATGCAGAAGTTGCAGGATATCCAGAGAGCAATGGAGCTGTTATCGGCCTGCCAGGGCCCCGCCAGGAACATCGATGAGGCTGCCAAACACAGATACCAGTTTTGGGACACACAGCCGGTACCCAAACTAA atGAAGTGATAACATCTCACGGTGCAATTGAAGCAGACAAAGACAACGTTCGTCAGGAACCGTATTCCTTGCCACAGGGTTTTATGTGGGACACTTTAGATTTGGGTAATGCCGAAGTG CTCAAGGAGTTGTACACCTTGTTAAATGAGAATTACGTAGAGGATGATGATAACATGTTTCGGTTTGACTATTCGCCTGAGTTCCTGCTATG GGCTTTGCGTCCCCCGGGCTGGCTTCTTCAGTGGCACTGTGGAGTCAGAGTGTCTTCAAACAAGAAACTGGTAGGGTTTATAAGTGCCATCCCAGCCAACATTCGGATTTATGACAG TGTGAAGAAGATGGTTGAAATCAACTTTCTGTGTGTTCATAAGAAATTGAGATCCAAACGGGTAGCCCCAGTGTTAATTCGAGAAATAACTAGAAGAGTGAACCTGGAAGGGATTTTCCAGGCCGTTTATACTGCTGGTGTGGTTCTTCCTAAGCCAGTGGCCACATGCAG ATACTGGCATCGATCACTAAACCCCAGAAAATTGGTAGAAGTGAAATTTTCTCACTTGAGTAGAAATATGACTTTACAGAGAACAATGAAGCTGTACAGACTTCCGGAT GTGACAAAAACTTCAGGCTTAAGACCAATGGAACCAAGAGATATCAAAGCAGTTCAAGAATTAACCAACGGTTACCTGAAGCGGTTTCATCTCGCCCCTGTGATGGATGAAGAGGAAGTAGCCCACTGGTTCCTACCCCAGGAGCACATCATTGACACCTTTGTAGTGGAG AACTCCAGTGGTAAACTTACTGACTTCCTGAGCTTCTACACACTGCCCTCCACAGTCATGCATCATCCTGCACACAAGAGCCTCAAAGCTGCCTATTCCTTCTACAACATTCATACGGAGACACCCCTGCTAGACCTCATGAATGATGCACTCATAATTGCTAAATTG AAAGGATTTGATGTATTCAATGCACTAGATTTGATGGAAAATAAGACATTCTTGGAAAAACTCAAGTTTGGTATAGGAGATGGCAATTTACAGTATTACTTGTACAATTGGAGGTGTCCAGGAACAGATTCTGAAAAG GTTGGACTGGTATTACAATAG